ATGGGGTTCCGCACACCCTTGGCGGGCAGGCGGAACCGGACCGGGGGAAGCACCTGATAGACATTAAGCCTGCGCCGGTTTCTTCCACCGGCCCGAGAGCCAGTTCCAATCCACTGCGGGAGCTTCCAGATGCAAGATGACAGCGGACCATTGAGTCCCGAGAATACCCCGGAGCAGACCACCCTGCCCGCCACGGCGGCTGAGACGTCCCCCGAGAACCCCTGGCCGCTGGCGCTGCTCTCGAAGAACCTCAAAAGCTACATCGACCGCGCCCCCGCCACCTGGGTGGAGGGCCAGGTGATCGAGCTGAACCGGCGCGCCAACGCCTCCTACATCACCCTGCGCGACGTCGACGCCGAGGTCTCACTGTCCCTGACCGCGTGGAGCACGGTCATGAACCGGCTCGAGCTTCCGCTGGAACGCGGCGCACGCGTGGTCGCCCTGGTGAAGCCTGATTTCTGGGTCAAGACCGGACGGCTCTCCATGCAGACCCGGGACATCCGGCCGGTGGGGCTGGGCGACCTGCTGGCACGAATTGAACGCCTGCGGCACGCCCTGGCGGCCGAAGGCCTCTTCCGCGAGGACCGCAAGCTGCCGCTGCCGCTGCTGCCGGGCAGGATCGGGCTGATCACCGGCCGGAACTCGGACGCCATGAAGGACGTCATGCGCAACGCCGCGCTGCGTTGGCCCGCGGTGGAGTTTGAAGTCCGCGAAGTCGCGGTGCAGGGCGTCAATGCGGTGGCCGAGGTCAGCCGTGCCCTGGCGGAACTCGATGCCATGCCCGAAGTGGACGTGATCATCATTGCCCGCGGCGGCGGCTCGCTGGAGGACCTGCTGGCGTTCAGCCACGAGGACCTGGTCCGGGCAGTGTCAGCGGCGCAGACTCCGGTGGTCAGCGCCATCGGGCACGAGGCGGACCGTCCCCTGCTCGACGAAGTGGCCGACCTGCGCGCCTCCACGCCCACCGACGCCGCGAAGCGCGTGGTGCCGGATGTCGGCGAGGAGCTGGCACGGGTCCGACAGTCCCGCGCGCAACTGCGCCGGGTCCTCACCACCCTGCTGGGTCGGGAAACCGACCGGCTGACGCATATCCGTTCCCGTCCGGCCCTGGCCGCTCCGCTGTCCATGGTGGACCGGCGCCAGGAAGAAATATCCCGGCTGCGGTCCCGCGCCATGTCCGCCGTCACTGCCGAGGTCCGCCGGGATGCGGACCGGATCGGCCACCTGCGGGCGCAGGTCCGCGCACTGTCGCCGCAGAACACCCTGGACCGCGGCTACGCGGTGGTCCAGCTCCAGGACGGCTCCGTGGTGCGCGACGCCGCAACGGTACCCGCCGCCGCACAG
This window of the Arthrobacter sp. zg-Y919 genome carries:
- the xseA gene encoding exodeoxyribonuclease VII large subunit, whose amino-acid sequence is MSPENTPEQTTLPATAAETSPENPWPLALLSKNLKSYIDRAPATWVEGQVIELNRRANASYITLRDVDAEVSLSLTAWSTVMNRLELPLERGARVVALVKPDFWVKTGRLSMQTRDIRPVGLGDLLARIERLRHALAAEGLFREDRKLPLPLLPGRIGLITGRNSDAMKDVMRNAALRWPAVEFEVREVAVQGVNAVAEVSRALAELDAMPEVDVIIIARGGGSLEDLLAFSHEDLVRAVSAAQTPVVSAIGHEADRPLLDEVADLRASTPTDAAKRVVPDVGEELARVRQSRAQLRRVLTTLLGRETDRLTHIRSRPALAAPLSMVDRRQEEISRLRSRAMSAVTAEVRRDADRIGHLRAQVRALSPQNTLDRGYAVVQLQDGSVVRDAATVPAAAQLRIRVAVGELTATEGTR